CTCAGGGGAAGATAGTGCTTGGATCTGGGGTCTCTGGGGTAGAGCATGCTGGAGCCAGTTTGCTTTCTCTCCCAAGGGTCTCTTGTGACAGTCCCGTCCTTGCTGTGTGCCATGGTGGCACTGTGGGCTCTCGCTCTGGCCTTGGCCCTAGGCCTGGCCACTGCTGGCCCACCTAACATCATGCTGATCTTTGCTGATGACCTGGGCTATGGGGACCTGGGCTCCTATGGGCACCCCAGCTCCACCACCCCCAACCTGGACCAGCTGGCTGCAGGCGGGCTGCGCTTCACCGATTTCTATGTGCCCATGTCTCTGTGCACACCCTCCCGGTACGTGAGGGGGCATCTCCCAGACTCACTCTGGGCTccagctggggaggcagagggctcTGTCTCTCTGGAGAGGCTCGCATTTCTCTGTCGTCCCCCCTCTCATCCCTCCGTGTGTCCGTTTCACCCTGAGTTTCCCTCTGGCTCACGGACTCTGACTTGCCCTGTAGGGCTGCGCTCCTGACCGGCCGACTCCCAGTCCGGATGGGCCTGTACCCTGGAGTTCTGGAGCCCAGCTCCCGCGGGGGCCTGCCTCTGGAGGAGGTGACCCTGGCTGAGGTCCTGGCTGCCCGAGGCTACCTCACAGGGATAGCTGGCAAGTGGCACcttggggtggggcctgaggggGCCTTTCTGCCCCCCCACCAGGGCTTCCATCGATTCCTGGGCATCCCGTACTCCCATGACCAGGTAGGAACCTCCAGGACCCTcaaccaccctcctccccacccccgaccaGTCCCCTTCCCCTTAACCCCTtgagccccaccccccagcccagacTCCTGAATGGAACTGCTCCGCCAGGGCCCTTGCCAGAACCTGACCTGCTTTCCGCCGTCCACCCCCTGTGATGGCAGCTGTGACCAGGGCCTGGTCCCTATCCCGCTGTTGGCCAACCTGTCCGTGGAAGCGCAGCCCCCCTGGCTACCTGGACTGGAGGCCCGCTACGTGGCTTTCGCCCGTGACCTCATGGCTGATGCCCAGCGCCAGGGCCGGCCATTTTTCCTGTACTACGCCTCTCACGTGAGTGACCATGGCCTTGTCCCCTGAGCTGCCCTTGACCCCTAGCCTGCGCTGACTCCTGTCTCCACCCACAGCACACCCACTACCCCCAGTTCAGCGGGCAGAGCTTCTCCGGGCGCTCAGGCCGAGGGCCATTTGGGGACTCCCTGATGGAGCTGGACGCAGCTGTGGGGGCCCTGATGACAGCTGTGGGGGACCTGGGGCTGCTCGGAGAGACGCTGGTTATCTTCACTGCAGACAACGGGTTTGCTGTGGCAGCGGGTGGGGACATGCTGGCTGATGCCTCACTGGCGGGTCCCTGGGGCCTCCCCATCCTGACCACTGGCTGAGGACATACAGCTAAGGGTGTCCGGGGGGATGCTGGCTGTGTTACGGTGACCCATGGGGCATATGGGAAGCTGGGGGCCACAGGTGTGTGGAGGTACTGGTCTAGGACACAGAGGGGACAGATGTGTGCTGGCCACTTCTGCGCACAGTGTGGAACTCTGGGGTCATCCTGAGCACCACTGACAGCTTCCTTATGTGCCCCAGGCCTGAGACCATGAGGATGTCCCATGGCGGCTGCTCTGGCCTTCTTCGTTGTGGAAAGGGAACCACCTTTGAGGGTGGTGTCCGGGAGCCTGCCTTGGCCTTCTGGCCAGGCCACATCGCTCCTGGTCAGTCTGCAGGCCCTCTCCTCACAAACCCTCGGCCCCACCTCCCCGACCCCGGTGGCCAGTGGAGTGATCACACAGCTTTCTGCCTCCAGGGGTGACCCATGAGCTGGCCAGCTCCCTGGACCTGCTGCCCACCCTGGCTACACTGACAGGGGCTCCACTGCCCAACGTCACGTTGGATGGTGTCGACCTCAGCCCCCTGCTGCTGGGCACAGGCAAGGTAAGGCTTAtgaccctgggaccctggctgTCCGGCATCCAGATGGGGCTACCAGTGGGGCTTCTTGGGTGGGCGAGGAGCAGCTCCATGTCCAGGGCCTGACACAAGGCCGCTGGCTCCAGGCAGATGCACATGAGCGCTGGGGGCCCCCTGCCCACTCTGTGATCCCTGACTTTGCCCCCAGAGCCCTCGGCAGTCTCTCTTCTTCTACTCGGCTTACCCAGACGAGGTCCATGGGGTCTTTGCTGTGCGGAGTGGGAAATACAAAGCTCACTTCTTCACCCAGGGTAatttcctctcccccagccctgctgacCCCTCgcagccccagagcccagcccctcctgcccctcgcCCAGAcgtgccccccctccccaggctccatCCACAGTGACACCACACCGGACCCCGCCTGCCACGCCTCTAACCCGCTGACTGCCCATGAGCCCCCGCTGCTCTTTGACTTGTCTGAGGACCCTGGTGAGAACTACAACCTTCTGGGAGGCGTGGCCGAGGTCGCCCCCGAGGCGATGCAGGCGCTGAAGCAACTCCAGCTGCTCAAGGCCCAGTTCGACTCCTCGGTGACCTTCAGCCCCAGCCAGATGGCCCGTGGCGAGGACCCTGCCCTGCAGATCTGCTGTCAGCCTGGCTGCACCCCGCGGCCTTCCTGCTGCCACTGCCCAGAGCCCCAGGCCTGAGAGCGTGGGCAGGCCCGCCCAGGACGCCTGCCCCACCCGGGATGGTTGGCGGCGGCAGTGTGGGTGTGCGGAGGGGCTCTGTACCCAGTAACCTAATAACACCATGTGATACTCACAAGCGTGGGAATTCATCTGATCCTTATGATGACCCCGGAGGTAGGTGCTGTTCTGCCTGggttacaaatgaggaaatctgTGTGGAGAGGTTCAGCAACTTGTCCGAGGCCACCCAGCGGTTATGAGGTCaggctgggatctgaacccaagCACCGTGGCTCTGGGAGCTGCCCACCGCAGTTGTGATTGTCAGTGCAAGCTGGGTTCCTGAGTGTGCGCGTGTCCCTCCCGGAAGCCAGGAAGCCATCGAAAGTGCTGTTGTGTGGCAGGAACAGGGTGGGTGGGTGTGAGGGCAAGGTGGGCAGAGACCTTCAAGTTGCCGAGCACCCGTGAGCCTCAGGTGTGCCCTGACAGTCCGTGGGGGCACCGTGactggggcggtggggggtggggggggctggctCTTCTCAGAAACCCGTCCGAGGGGCTGAGGGCTGAGGGTGGATGACGATTGCACACTCCAGGTGGGGTAAGAGGAGATAAGCCCCTGGGATAACCCCCAgaccctgcctctgcccctttcgGAGCTCTGCGTTTTCCACCTCCCCTGTCCCACCCAGCAGAGGAGGCGTAGCTCAGggctggctccctccctgctccgcACTCTGCAGGCCGCACTCTCCAGCGGTGCTCAGAATTACATTCAGGCTCCTTAGAGGCCTCATACCCTCTGAGGccttccccactgccctcccGACAGCCCTCAGCTCTGGTGTGCTGGCTCAGCCGTCCTCTGGTGGGGCTGGTGTGCTCTCTGCAGAGGGGACTCCAACCACCCACCTGTACCCACGTGAGCAAAGTGTAGACCTTGTAGTTACCTTGTGTGTGCACGCATGACAGGTGTACACGGGTCCCCATGCTCCCTCCCGGCCAGCTTGACAAGAAGAGCTTGTCTGGATGCTTGAGGGTGGTATCCACATCCTGCTGATAGACCCTTGCCTTCCCAGTGTTGGGCAGAGGCCCGTGGACGAGGAGGCATGGCCTCTCCGGGACCCAGTCTGAGCCAGTCACAATCCCATCCAGTGACTGGTCCCTGAATGCCACATGGCTAAGTCCTGGTCCACGAAAGGTCAGTCGTAGTCTGCCAGGTTCCCTGCAGCGTTCTTTCTTGGGGCAGTGAGGGTGCGGTGCTCTCACTGTCCCGCCCAGACAGCCTGCAGCTGCTAAACCCATGTCCCCAGCCACCTAGCTCCAGAGCTCACGATATAATCAACACCATAAGCCACTGCTGGGGGTTTATCTGTCCCTTTCAGACCAAAGAAGTCTTGCTGGAATGAGACGCGGGATGCGCGGCAACCGTGTCCACAGGCAGCCCAGGAGCTGCGCTGTTCATGCCCCAGATCCTGCTGTGTCTTGGAGCTGCCCCCCTAGGGCAGTGCTTTCCCTGGGGACCCTTGCAGCCAGTGATGCTGGTTAGGAACGCCCAGATGAGCTGGGCGTGCCCTCCTGTAGGCTGCCCCTTCTCTTCTGGTGGGACACAGTCACCTCAAGGGGCCTTGGTTCCAGAGGGAGGACTGAGGAACTGAAGCAGGCCCACTGTCTGTGCGTGACCGCCAGACACCCAAGTGCTCGGCAAGAACCACAGCAGCGCTAACACCCATAAAGGCAGGGGCTGCTTTGGGCCCGCCACCCACTTGGCTGAAGTTCGCTCCACACAGAGGGCTGTGTGTGATGCCGAGGCCCAGATCACCAGAGGGAACCCCTCCCTGTTCCCAGGGCACTTCTTGTCTAGTGAAGGGTATGGGCGTCAGCCCTGAGATCTCTGAAAGGTGGGATTCGGGCACAATAGGGCCCCTTCCAcctgggtgtgggtgggggacATATGGCTATTACCTGAGAAGGGACACTAGGGGTACTGGAGGGTGGAAACAGTGTGTACGTATGTACAAAGCAGTAAAGGTACACACTTAGGTTGTCGCatctgtattgtatacttgaagagaaatgagaattttgCGCTACGTGCCACAAATGAAGAGTGTGGGTCCTTTAGGAGCATAACCGCGGGGGGAGTGGGGATCCACCGCGGGGGGAGTGGGGATCCAGGTCACTGAGCACATCAGGGACGTTCCCCTGTTGGCTACGCTGAGACCCACCCGCTGCAGCCAAGgtttggggagaagcagactgtcacCCTCCCGGCCCACTGGTGGTCTTGTTGGGAtggtggttttgtttctttttttttttttttttttaaagattttatttatttatttggcagagagaaattacaagtacactgagaggcaagcagagagagagagagaaggaagcaggctccctgctgagcagagagcccgatgcgggactcgatcccaggaccctgagatcatgacctgagccgaaggcagcggcttaacccactgagccacccaggcgccccggtggtTTTGTTtcgtttaagattttatttatttatttgacagacagagatcacaagtaggcagagaggcaggcagagagagaggaggaagcaggctccctgcagagcagagagcccaatgcggggctcaatcccaggaccccaggaccatgacctgagctaaaggcagaagctcaacccactgagccacccaggtgccccttgctggGATGGTTTTGCAGCAGAAATGCTTGTCTCAGCGTTCTAGCTGCTCCCCGTCCAGTCacttgtgcacatgtgcacatgtgcacatgcgtAAGGAGAGACACATACTAGCTCATatgtgtgagcacacacacactcgaGGTGGTCCTGAATGCTGTCTACGGTATCCCTGCTCTTCCCTTCTTTGCTgctgttgatttaaaaaaaaaaaaaaagctcctttcCCTGTGAGCGTAAGAGTCACCATTCACCAGACCGGTAGCTTTCCATTCCTACAGAGCGACGTCCTCGGCAGCTGGGTCTCCTCCAGGTGCATTGGGAAGGAAGAGGCCAGGTCCGGAGCAGCGGGAGTGGCAGCAGGTGAGCAGCACCTGCTGAGGACCCCTTCCCCGACCACCCCCACCTTGGGCACCTGCTCACCTGTCCCCCAAGTGACCAGAAGGGGGAGCAAAGGGGGTGTTTTCACAGAGTAAAGCTTAAATTTGCCTCTTGCCTGAATGTTTTCACTTACGAAAGTACATGTATTTTTCAGAGCAGCCCAGGCAATGCCTGCAATCCCAGCCGAGTTCTCCATGCTCTTGTAGATCCCGTCACCACAGCACTAACGCTGGTGTAACCTTTCCTTGCCGCACCCCAACACCGCCTTTCCGGGGTCTGATGGTCCATTCACCTTGACCCCTGGCCGGGTGCAGGGGTGAGCCACAAAAGAGATGCCTCCCTGTCAGCCTCCTCAGCTCCCGTGTGTGAAGGTCCCTGTGAACCGTCGCAGCCACAAGGGCCAAGGCGTgacagcccctccccacactgcgGCACAAACGGTATTTTGCTAGCAGCCCAACACCCCCCAACACCCCCAAGCAAGGAGGGAGAGCTGAGTCTCTCTCTCCAGGTGTTCTCAGAAGAAAGGGACCCAAGGGAGAAAGAGGGGTCTGGGGTGCCCTCCGAGCTGACAGGCAGCTAGGGCCCTAGAGAGAGCAGTTGTGGGAAGGTGGCCTGGCCCCGGACTCCCCAGCAGGAGTGGAAACATCTCATCACTTGGCAAACACTAGAACCACATGGGGCTGGAGCCTGCCCTGCCCAGGAGCACCCACTGCCCAGTGAGACCTGGAGGGAGGGGCCGTCGGTCTAGCAGCTGGCCATCACCCGGATGTGGATCtccaggtggggggggggggacccacaGAACAGAAGAAGGGGCTTCTTCTTACAGCAGAGCTGGGCCAGATTGGGGGCAGGAGCGGCCCATCGACTCTCGAGGCAGCCACTGGGGCACACTTGTCATGCCTTCTCCTCCACCCTAGGAGTCCTCAGCACCGTCCCACTAAATTTCCTTTGGTTagagacaggggcacctgtgtgactcagttaagtgtcatgactctggggtcctgggatcgagccccacatcaggcttcccgctcagccggaagtctgcttctccctctgcccttctgtctgcttgtgtcctctcggtctctccatcaaataaataaaatttttaaaaagttatactgaaaaaaaaaaaaaaaatatatatatatatatatatatatatatatatatatatatatatatatatatatatatatatctcaacctaaaaaaatttcaagttatcTAGAGTCCGTTTTTATGGTTTGGTTGTGATCACAAAATGCAGTTACAGAAGGAAGTGAAATACTAACCCCACACTCCTAATACCAGCAGATGTGGACTGGCGGGGACAGGAATGGTCCCTGCCAGAGGCTCCGTGTAATGTGCCGTTTGGGGTGGACACAAGGCACAGCCCTGGGGATCCACCACCTGTGCCCGTGCTGCCACCCTTGGGGTGGGTGTCATGTCTGAAGAGCACGACCTCCTTCTTCGTACTCTGCTGGACAAGTCACCTCCCTGAGCTGCCTCCCCACGTGAGCCGCACAGGCCAGTCCCTACGTGGAGTCCCAAGCAAGGACAAGGCGGGTCCCGGTGACCGGTGGTGCTGCGCCCACTCCTCTGCTGCCCTTCCCAGGAGCCTCCTCCGTGCCCCTTCCGCTGACCGCAGGTACAGGCCAACCTCAtgcaggacccccccccccaaggagaGCAGGCGGGTCGTGCCGTCCAGGGTCAGCATGTTCTGTGTAGGTAAAAGCCAAGGAGTGGCGAGGTCCACCGGGCCCTGAGTGGGGTTCCGGGTCACGGGGGCTTTGCACAGGTGCCAGGGGCCAACTGCCCCCAAATCTAcgcaaaggaaataaataataaaatccaggTTCCCTTTTTTGCCATCAACTCAAATGATGGTTGAGACAGCTTTTAAGTAGATTGTTCAGTCCTCGTCTCTGCCGAGCTCTGTGTGTACAAGGACTTGATTCGCAGGTCTGAGGGAGCAGGACTCAGTGTGGCTGACTTTGGTTTCAGTGGGTGCTCCCTCAggacgggcacctgggtgtcagACAGGACCTGTCTGCTGGCTTGTACACCAACTCTATAGAACAGGAcccaggtggtgggggtggggacgcaTTCAGGGAGAGCTCCCGTGCTGTATCAACTCCTGGCCTTCACACCTGCACAGTTTCCACCACACCTGTCCACACCTGCAAACCAGCCAGCTCACTGCAGTGGTTTCCACCTGAGGAGTGGTGAGGAGCCTGGTACCCTGCTCTGCTCAGCACCGAGGCTGTTCCCTCATAGCCTCTCTTCAGAGGGGGCCACTTACTTCTGCATCCTGGGGGCAGCCTTGGATCCCTGCTTGGGAGTGCAGGAGGGTCTTCCCGCATGCTCCCCAGTCATGGGTTTTGCCCTCGGGGCCTCTCCTGAGGAGGTCAGAAATACGGCTGGGCTTTCAAGGATCCAAAGTTGGGGACAGGACTGCTGGCCTCAGCTATGGCTGAACGACCCTCAGAGGGCTTCTTTGCTCTGCTCTCAACCCACCTATGAGCGGCTCTGAAGGGCAGAAGATGCGCACTCCTGGGGCAGCCCCCCACCTGTGGGGGCCAGGAGCCAGCAGGTAAATGTTCCCGTTTCTCATCCTTCCAGTGATGGTTAAGGGAGCCTTGAGTTTGGCCTTCACACTGGTGTCtcctcccccctgcctctctcacaCACGCCTCACTGCAGCACCCTGTGGGTCTTCTGCAAGACCGGCAGCCTGGCCCTCCGCCCTTGGCCTTCCTCCGGCAGGAGATTGAGCACAGTGCTGAGCCCAGGAATGGCAGCACTCAGGACAAAGGCCAAGCACCCATGTCACAGGACCTCGAGGAGGAGCCTC
This genomic interval from Mustela erminea isolate mMusErm1 chromosome 6, mMusErm1.Pri, whole genome shotgun sequence contains the following:
- the ARSA gene encoding arylsulfatase A, producing the protein MVALWALALALALGLATAGPPNIMLIFADDLGYGDLGSYGHPSSTTPNLDQLAAGGLRFTDFYVPMSLCTPSRAALLTGRLPVRMGLYPGVLEPSSRGGLPLEEVTLAEVLAARGYLTGIAGKWHLGVGPEGAFLPPHQGFHRFLGIPYSHDQGPCQNLTCFPPSTPCDGSCDQGLVPIPLLANLSVEAQPPWLPGLEARYVAFARDLMADAQRQGRPFFLYYASHHTHYPQFSGQSFSGRSGRGPFGDSLMELDAAVGALMTAVGDLGLLGETLVIFTADNGPETMRMSHGGCSGLLRCGKGTTFEGGVREPALAFWPGHIAPGVTHELASSLDLLPTLATLTGAPLPNVTLDGVDLSPLLLGTGKSPRQSLFFYSAYPDEVHGVFAVRSGKYKAHFFTQGSIHSDTTPDPACHASNPLTAHEPPLLFDLSEDPGENYNLLGGVAEVAPEAMQALKQLQLLKAQFDSSVTFSPSQMARGEDPALQICCQPGCTPRPSCCHCPEPQA